The genome window CAGTGGCGCCCTCAACTACGGAACCTATGTTCGCAAAAGTGCACGACGGTTACTGTTGCCTTGGATGGTATTTACCCTTGCTTATTGCATTCTACGCATGGGCTTTGAATATATGGACAACAGTTCGACGCATATCGTGTACGGGCAGAATTGGCGTGACGTATTCTTAGCTGGCTACCTGTCTTCATTTTCATCCCAGATGTATTTTCTCTTATCTCTTTTTTTTATCCGTACTGCGTCAAAGATCACTTATCGAGTGACCCATGCCAGCCCGGTTCATCAGATCGCAATAGTCGTAGTCTATATAATTCTCTTTCACACTCTCCCGCTCCAATCCTGGTTCTTTCCCGGACTCGACCCCATCTATCACGCACTTTGGGGAATGCAGTTTTATCTCGCCGGAGTGGCGGTCGTTCCGTGGATACCAGTGCTAAAGGCACCAGCCTCATGGTTGTCGGCTGTCGCTATTGCCGTAGGGCTCTTGCTCGCATCGTTCTTTGACGGAATGGCTGTTTTCAGTCAATTTCTTCTCTTGTTCGGATCCTATCTTTTTTTCTTTTCACGGCCTGATCAATTCCAACTTCTCTCCAGTCTCGGACGGAGATCTATGGGAATTTATCTTGTACATATTCCTCTCGTCATGAAAATATTCTCCTTGATTCTCGTTCGTCTGCTTTCCCCGTCCACCCCCTTATTCTTTATCTTCCTGACAACGGCAACCTTGTCCGCTTCCGCTCTCTTCACGAGTCTTCTCTTTCAACACCCTTATGGCCGGATACTGTTCGGAGAATCCCTCCGGCCTTCTCCGCCACCCGTTCCTGCATCATAATGGACAATCTTCAGCATAATGCAGTTTCTTCAAGTGGGATTGACCTTACCCGAAAATCCAGCATTGGCTGGGCAGTCCAGCTGTGGGGTGATGGGTCCACACGATGGGGAGCATAACACTAGAGCCAGGGGGCTCAGAGCACAGGCTAAATCCAAGTCAAATAATCTAGCTTTGCGGAGGG of Nitrospira sp. CR1.1 contains these proteins:
- a CDS encoding acyltransferase family protein gives rise to the protein MEPAHSGHKTKRRILHCIGTGYSSSPLTDTELGEICTVVDHETCAGSSCHLCHLAADLCGNDARSAILYLFSILADIGDRSLIATSSGFSREDMRNRSGNRMVYLDSFRGMAIGMVVATHALGYSQLTQENAQLLGFLSRTVAVPVFFLVDGILFALGHQSSGALNYGTYVRKSARRLLLPWMVFTLAYCILRMGFEYMDNSSTHIVYGQNWRDVFLAGYLSSFSSQMYFLLSLFFIRTASKITYRVTHASPVHQIAIVVVYIILFHTLPLQSWFFPGLDPIYHALWGMQFYLAGVAVVPWIPVLKAPASWLSAVAIAVGLLLASFFDGMAVFSQFLLLFGSYLFFFSRPDQFQLLSSLGRRSMGIYLVHIPLVMKIFSLILVRLLSPSTPLFFIFLTTATLSASALFTSLLFQHPYGRILFGESLRPSPPPVPAS